From the genome of Frankiales bacterium, one region includes:
- a CDS encoding crotonase/enoyl-CoA hydratase family protein encodes MSDEVLVDDRDGVRIITINRPEARNAINTAAATSIGRAIDELDRRDDLTIGIITGSGGTFCAGMDLKAFLAGERPSVPGRGFAGIVEAPPGKPMIAAVEGYALAGGFEIALACDLIVASRDARFGLPEVRRGLVAAGGGLLRLPERVPYHLAMEWALTGELVDAETAHRAALVNHLTEAGEALDTAVALARRIAGNGPLAVRATKQVLVESPAWPRTERFERQRLVTEPVRASEDAQEGARAFAEKRAPQWRGR; translated from the coding sequence ATGAGCGACGAGGTTCTGGTCGACGACCGTGACGGGGTCCGCATCATCACCATCAACCGTCCGGAGGCGCGCAACGCCATCAACACCGCGGCCGCGACGTCGATCGGCCGAGCGATCGACGAGCTGGACCGTCGTGACGACCTCACCATCGGGATCATCACCGGTTCCGGTGGAACCTTCTGCGCGGGCATGGACCTGAAGGCGTTCCTCGCCGGGGAGCGGCCTTCCGTACCCGGACGTGGTTTCGCCGGGATCGTCGAGGCGCCTCCCGGGAAGCCGATGATCGCCGCCGTCGAGGGCTACGCCCTTGCTGGTGGCTTCGAGATCGCCCTGGCGTGCGACTTGATCGTGGCGTCCAGGGATGCCCGCTTCGGCCTACCCGAGGTGAGGCGAGGTCTGGTGGCTGCCGGCGGCGGGCTGCTCCGCCTGCCGGAGCGGGTGCCCTACCACCTGGCCATGGAGTGGGCGCTGACCGGCGAGCTCGTGGATGCCGAGACCGCGCACCGTGCCGCGCTGGTGAACCACCTCACCGAGGCGGGCGAGGCGCTCGACACGGCAGTCGCCCTCGCCCGCAGGATCGCGGGAAACGGTCCGCTCGCGGTCCGTGCCACCAAGCAGGTGCTCGTCGAGTCGCCGGCGTGGCCGCGCACGGAGCGCTTCGAACGCCAGCGCCTGGTCACCGAGCCGGTGCGCGCTTCCGAGGATGCCCAGGAGGGGGCACGGGCGTTCGCAGAGAAGCGCGCCCCCCAGTGGCGGGGCCGCTGA
- a CDS encoding FCD domain-containing protein, whose translation MLIAQRIVRDITNGGLRQGDVLPPERTMLEQYQTGRGTLREALRYLEFQGVIALKPGPRGGPVLLNPDASHLASTVVLLMQLNHAPFREIVQVRTALEPMISNMAATSISPEDLADLEETIVQMRDHLDHQPTFLEANKRFHDVIAWASGNVLFGYLVDSLLEIMDGTVVGIDYPSHRRKAILTAHEEIFFAFRDGDPEAAQARMTEHISAYERYVRKKFPEVLNEVVPWSPLT comes from the coding sequence ATGCTCATCGCCCAGCGCATCGTCCGCGACATCACCAACGGGGGGCTGCGACAGGGAGACGTCCTGCCACCCGAGCGGACGATGCTCGAGCAGTACCAGACAGGCAGGGGGACGTTGCGCGAAGCGCTGCGCTACCTGGAGTTCCAGGGCGTCATCGCACTCAAGCCAGGACCTCGCGGCGGCCCCGTGCTGCTCAACCCGGACGCGAGCCACCTCGCGAGCACGGTGGTACTGCTGATGCAGCTCAATCACGCGCCGTTCCGCGAGATCGTGCAGGTTCGAACAGCCCTCGAGCCGATGATCAGCAACATGGCCGCGACGAGCATCTCCCCGGAGGACCTGGCCGACCTCGAGGAGACGATCGTGCAGATGAGGGACCACCTCGACCACCAGCCGACATTCCTCGAGGCCAACAAGCGGTTCCACGACGTGATCGCCTGGGCGTCGGGCAACGTCCTGTTCGGGTACCTCGTCGACTCGCTGCTGGAGATCATGGACGGCACGGTCGTGGGGATCGACTACCCCAGCCACCGCCGCAAGGCGATCCTCACGGCGCACGAGGAGATCTTCTTCGCCTTCCGCGACGGCGACCCCGAGGCCGCCCAGGCCCGGATGACCGAGCACATCAGCGCCTACGAGCGCTACGTGCGCAAGAAGTTCCCCGAGGTCCTCAACGAGGTCGTCCCCTGGTCGCCGCTCACCTGA
- a CDS encoding glucose 1-dehydrogenase, protein MITGGASGLGLAACERFAAEGATVVCVDLSEEAAQEVADRLPGQAVGVGADVCEPAAMVRAVESARAAVGDIDVLFANAGVSGEGAAHDMPLEQWRRVISTNLDGVFFSVRAVLPGMMERRSGSLILQSSAAGLKGMANLASYSAAKAGVLGLMRQLAVEYAPYGIRCNAICPGTIATPLVEEAYRQRFGDGGAAEAIARRGADYPLGRLGAPSDVASYAVYLASDESAWVTGTEQAIDGGLVARL, encoded by the coding sequence ATGATCACGGGTGGGGCATCCGGCTTGGGCCTCGCGGCCTGCGAGCGGTTCGCCGCCGAAGGGGCCACGGTCGTGTGCGTCGACCTCTCCGAGGAGGCCGCGCAGGAGGTCGCCGACCGGCTACCAGGACAGGCGGTGGGCGTCGGGGCCGACGTCTGCGAACCGGCCGCCATGGTGCGGGCCGTGGAGTCCGCCAGAGCCGCGGTCGGCGACATCGACGTGCTCTTCGCGAATGCCGGTGTGAGCGGCGAGGGAGCAGCCCACGACATGCCCCTCGAGCAGTGGCGCCGTGTCATCTCGACGAATCTGGACGGCGTCTTCTTCTCCGTCAGGGCCGTGCTCCCCGGGATGATGGAGCGCAGGTCCGGCTCGCTGATCCTTCAGTCGAGTGCTGCCGGCCTGAAGGGGATGGCGAATCTGGCGTCCTACTCGGCGGCCAAGGCAGGGGTCCTCGGGCTGATGCGCCAGCTCGCGGTGGAGTACGCGCCCTACGGGATCCGCTGCAACGCGATCTGCCCCGGCACCATCGCCACTCCCTTGGTGGAGGAGGCCTACCGCCAGCGCTTCGGTGACGGCGGCGCGGCCGAGGCGATCGCCCGCCGAGGCGCCGACTACCCCCTCGGGCGTCTCGGGGCGCCGTCCGACGTCGCCTCCTACGCGGTGTACCTGGCCAGCGACGAGTCCGCCTGGGTCACCGGGACCGAGCAGGCGATCGACGGCGGGCTCGTCGCACGCCTGTGA
- a CDS encoding acetyl-CoA C-acyltransferase → MPHAVIVDAVRTPMGRGKPGGALSGVHAVDLLAGTLAALTARTGVDPGDVEDVLVGCVSQAGEQSATPGRQALLAAGFPEHVPSVTIERKCGSGQQAVDFAVQGIVAGAYEVVIAAGLESMSRVPMGSARMGADPHGPTVRARYPRLVPQGLSAELVALRWKLDRVQLDEYAAASHARAAAVADSGGFDAEIVPVAVAGGDVLARDESIRRGTTPERLAELAPAFDTEANRALLPEIDEWRITAGNASQITDGAGALLIMSESAARAAGLRPRARIVASAVVGDDPLLMLTGPIPATHKVLAAAGMSLRDIDAVEVNEAFASVPLAWQAEFGVPDEILNPCGGAIALGHPLGASGVRIMTTLIHHLERTGGRYGLQTMCEAGGMANATIIERLD, encoded by the coding sequence ATGCCGCACGCGGTGATCGTCGATGCCGTCCGGACCCCGATGGGCAGAGGGAAGCCCGGCGGGGCCCTGAGCGGCGTGCACGCGGTGGACCTGCTCGCCGGTACGTTGGCCGCTCTCACCGCACGCACGGGAGTCGACCCCGGGGACGTCGAGGACGTTCTGGTGGGGTGCGTGTCGCAGGCGGGTGAGCAGTCGGCAACCCCCGGCCGCCAGGCGCTCCTGGCTGCCGGCTTCCCGGAACATGTCCCTTCCGTGACGATCGAGCGCAAGTGCGGCAGCGGCCAGCAGGCCGTCGACTTCGCCGTCCAGGGGATCGTCGCCGGCGCCTACGAGGTGGTCATCGCCGCGGGGCTCGAGTCCATGAGCAGGGTGCCCATGGGATCGGCACGCATGGGTGCGGACCCCCACGGCCCGACGGTGCGCGCACGCTACCCCCGCTTGGTCCCGCAGGGGCTGTCCGCGGAGCTGGTGGCGCTGCGGTGGAAGCTGGACCGGGTGCAGCTGGACGAGTACGCCGCCGCCTCGCACGCGCGCGCCGCCGCCGTCGCGGACAGCGGTGGCTTCGACGCTGAGATCGTCCCCGTCGCCGTCGCGGGTGGTGATGTGCTCGCCCGGGACGAGTCGATCAGGCGAGGCACCACCCCGGAACGGCTCGCTGAGCTCGCCCCGGCCTTCGACACCGAGGCCAACCGCGCGCTGCTCCCCGAGATCGACGAATGGAGGATCACCGCCGGCAACGCGTCCCAGATCACCGATGGCGCAGGGGCACTGCTCATCATGAGCGAGTCCGCGGCCCGAGCGGCGGGGCTGCGGCCACGCGCCCGCATCGTCGCCTCAGCCGTGGTCGGCGACGACCCACTGCTCATGCTCACCGGCCCGATACCCGCCACCCACAAGGTGCTCGCGGCCGCGGGCATGAGTCTGCGCGACATCGACGCGGTGGAGGTCAACGAGGCGTTCGCGTCCGTCCCGCTGGCATGGCAGGCCGAGTTCGGCGTGCCCGACGAGATCCTCAACCCCTGCGGTGGCGCGATCGCACTCGGGCACCCTTTGGGCGCCTCAGGAGTGCGGATCATGACAACGCTGATCCACCACCTCGAGCGGACCGGTGGACGGTACGGCCTGCAGACCATGTGCGAGGCCGGCGGGATGGCCAACGCCACCATCATCGAGCGACTGGACTGA
- a CDS encoding ATP-binding cassette domain-containing protein, translating to MLEVSDLVVRYGPVQAVNGMRLSTGPGRITLVLGANGAGKTTTLRAICGLQRAERGSVTLDGRELLGMPPSRIVKLGVAMVPEGRRVFAPLTVLENLKLGGYTASKAEAAATLQEVFEQFPILADRRNGPAGLLSGGEQQMLAFGRALMSQASVILMDEPSMGLAPAVVDSVLVSARGIADSGKSVLMVEQNAEAGLEVADTVVVVSRGEVVYEGTVAEARKNPSLVRAFLGDAALVEG from the coding sequence ATGCTTGAGGTCTCGGACCTCGTCGTCCGTTACGGGCCCGTCCAGGCGGTCAACGGGATGCGCCTGTCGACCGGGCCGGGTCGGATCACCCTCGTGCTCGGGGCGAACGGCGCCGGGAAGACGACCACGCTCCGTGCCATCTGCGGGCTGCAACGTGCCGAGCGGGGGTCGGTCACCCTCGACGGCAGGGAGCTGTTGGGGATGCCCCCGAGCCGGATCGTGAAGCTGGGCGTGGCCATGGTCCCGGAGGGCCGGCGCGTGTTCGCGCCGCTGACCGTGCTCGAGAACCTCAAGCTCGGCGGGTACACCGCCTCCAAGGCCGAGGCGGCGGCCACGCTGCAGGAGGTCTTCGAGCAGTTCCCGATCCTGGCCGATCGTCGCAACGGGCCCGCGGGCCTGCTGAGCGGCGGTGAGCAGCAGATGCTGGCTTTCGGCCGCGCACTGATGAGTCAGGCCAGCGTGATCCTCATGGACGAGCCCTCGATGGGGCTCGCGCCCGCCGTGGTGGACAGCGTGCTCGTCAGTGCGCGCGGCATCGCCGACTCGGGCAAGTCCGTGCTCATGGTGGAGCAGAACGCGGAGGCGGGACTCGAGGTCGCCGACACCGTCGTCGTCGTCTCGAGGGGCGAGGTCGTATACGAGGGCACCGTCGCTGAGGCGCGCAAGAACCCCTCCCTCGTCCGGGCGTTCCTGGGAGACGCCGCGCTCGTCGAGGGCTGA
- a CDS encoding enoyl-CoA hydratase/isomerase family protein, which translates to MNDVNVEHRGDATWIRLNRPERRNAFDPGMSRAMVEALDGATASRAVVITGSAGSFCAGGALTSLAHPTEPEMRAMYENSLRLFDAIRRCPRPVIAAVNGAAAGGGNELVVACDLAIAARSATFGQTGPRVGSAPVTGATNVMGLQVGEKRAKEISMLCRRYSADQALQLGLVNAVVDDDRLEDEVDSWVAELSLLSARYLEITKVSSNVWWNAARDSFSTGLGMLIQAVGSQDMVEGANAFLEKRRPSFPPPQ; encoded by the coding sequence ATGAACGACGTCAACGTCGAGCATCGGGGCGACGCGACCTGGATCCGTCTCAACCGCCCCGAGCGCCGCAACGCCTTCGACCCCGGCATGTCCCGGGCCATGGTCGAGGCGCTCGACGGCGCCACGGCGTCCCGGGCGGTCGTGATCACCGGGAGCGCCGGGAGCTTCTGCGCCGGTGGCGCGCTCACCTCGCTCGCTCACCCGACCGAACCCGAGATGCGTGCGATGTACGAGAACTCGCTGCGCCTGTTCGACGCGATCCGACGCTGTCCCCGACCCGTGATCGCGGCGGTGAACGGTGCTGCCGCCGGCGGCGGAAACGAGCTGGTGGTGGCCTGCGACCTCGCCATCGCCGCCCGGTCTGCCACGTTCGGCCAGACCGGTCCGCGTGTGGGCAGCGCACCCGTGACAGGCGCCACGAACGTGATGGGGTTGCAGGTCGGGGAGAAGCGCGCAAAGGAGATCAGCATGCTCTGCCGTCGGTACTCCGCCGACCAGGCGCTGCAGCTGGGCCTGGTCAACGCCGTCGTCGACGACGACCGGCTCGAGGACGAGGTCGACTCGTGGGTCGCCGAGCTGTCGCTGCTGAGCGCTCGCTACCTGGAGATCACCAAGGTCAGCTCCAACGTGTGGTGGAACGCCGCCCGCGACTCGTTCAGCACCGGGCTGGGGATGCTGATCCAGGCGGTCGGCAGCCAGGACATGGTGGAGGGTGCCAACGCCTTCCTGGAGAAGCGACGTCCGTCGTTCCCCCCACCGCAGTAG
- a CDS encoding TetR family transcriptional regulator, whose product MGGGAGLLGVPRLRRARQVRLRRRGRVVTTVATVRQRVVSGAIELTTERGWQVVTMSDVAARAEVSRQTVYNEFGSRTALAEAMVLDELGRFLAVVDSSFARHDGDLRAAVRSAVLGVLRLAQDSALLREVVSPGAGELLPPLTTDAGAVLETATRAVDGHLRALAPGVAAPRRSAVTDVLVRTVLSHVMLPSAPPRRTADRLADVAADLLR is encoded by the coding sequence ATGGGCGGCGGTGCCGGACTCCTGGGTGTGCCCCGACTGCGGCGTGCGCGACAAGTCCGACTTCGTCGCCGTGGCCGCGTCGTGACCACCGTTGCGACCGTCCGGCAGCGCGTCGTCTCCGGGGCGATCGAGCTCACGACCGAGCGCGGCTGGCAGGTCGTGACGATGTCCGACGTCGCCGCCCGGGCCGAGGTCAGCCGTCAGACGGTCTACAACGAGTTCGGCAGCCGCACGGCGCTGGCCGAGGCGATGGTGCTCGACGAGCTCGGTCGGTTCCTCGCCGTGGTCGACTCCTCCTTCGCCCGCCACGACGGCGACCTGCGCGCGGCCGTGCGCTCCGCTGTCCTGGGCGTCCTCAGGCTCGCCCAGGACAGCGCGCTGCTGCGCGAGGTCGTCTCGCCCGGCGCGGGAGAGCTGCTGCCGCCGCTCACCACCGATGCCGGCGCGGTGCTCGAGACGGCGACCCGGGCCGTCGACGGGCACCTGCGTGCGCTCGCACCAGGGGTCGCGGCGCCCCGACGCTCCGCCGTCACCGACGTCCTCGTGCGCACCGTGCTGAGCCACGTGATGCTGCCCTCGGCGCCGCCGCGGCGCACCGCCGACAGGCTCGCCGACGTCGCCGCAGACCTGTTGCGGTGA
- a CDS encoding branched-chain amino acid ABC transporter permease: MIGWLSQNEVLIDSTLSIFLLAVSIQIPLRLGVISFASIGYYAIGGYGTAILMTQHDVASWTAVAASTVVATAVAWLLGLVIARLAGLYLAMATVSFSLLISAVALNGGSITGGAVGLYGVLGDITTWQVAIVAIVVAVIVSFTERGRLSRRFDAIREDPQLASAMGIAVARYRRLSFPVSGLLGGLAGALAVNLKTTISPESVSFSLVVLALTVIIVGGQASWVGALIGSVFFVWLPEVLQSVGDWEAVIYGVVVVTAAVLIPGGVVGVVNDWRHRREWAREREGIERLEAASEGPVVEHAASGAGEDG, translated from the coding sequence ATGATCGGGTGGCTCTCGCAGAACGAGGTGCTGATCGACAGCACTCTGTCGATCTTCCTGTTGGCCGTCAGCATCCAGATCCCGTTGCGCCTCGGCGTCATCTCCTTCGCGTCCATCGGCTACTACGCGATCGGCGGCTATGGCACGGCCATTCTGATGACGCAGCACGACGTCGCGAGCTGGACCGCCGTCGCGGCCTCCACCGTGGTGGCGACCGCGGTGGCGTGGCTCCTCGGCCTGGTCATCGCGCGGCTGGCAGGTCTGTACCTGGCGATGGCGACCGTCTCGTTCTCGCTGCTGATATCTGCGGTCGCGCTGAACGGAGGATCGATCACGGGTGGTGCCGTGGGCCTCTACGGTGTCCTCGGTGACATCACCACCTGGCAGGTGGCGATCGTCGCGATCGTGGTCGCAGTGATCGTCTCGTTCACCGAGCGCGGACGATTGTCGCGTCGGTTCGACGCCATCCGCGAGGACCCGCAGCTGGCCTCCGCCATGGGTATCGCGGTAGCCCGGTACCGCCGGCTGTCGTTCCCGGTCAGCGGTTTGCTCGGCGGCCTGGCGGGCGCGCTCGCCGTCAACCTCAAGACCACGATCAGCCCGGAGAGCGTGAGTTTCAGTCTGGTCGTGCTGGCCCTCACGGTGATCATCGTGGGAGGTCAGGCGTCGTGGGTGGGTGCGCTCATCGGCTCCGTGTTCTTCGTGTGGCTCCCCGAGGTGCTGCAGTCGGTCGGGGACTGGGAAGCCGTCATCTATGGCGTCGTGGTGGTCACCGCGGCCGTGCTCATCCCGGGAGGTGTCGTCGGCGTGGTCAACGACTGGCGCCATCGACGGGAGTGGGCGAGGGAGCGCGAAGGGATCGAGCGCCTCGAGGCCGCGTCCGAGGGACCTGTCGTGGAGCACGCGGCATCCGGCGCAGGGGAGGACGGGTAG
- a CDS encoding branched-chain amino acid ABC transporter permease yields MVQDVLNATTLASIYVLFALGMSLVWGTIGILNFAHGSIFMFSAFVAYLVTERIPLGMPGVVAISVVTGAVVAVAMQYLAFQPIMRRAKNQHAGELQLVIGGIGLSAIPISIAQRVTLSSPFGFSAGSFETQVYDIGGVSVTNVMIVILVCGLGLGVGTALWIRKSKRGLALRALGVDPEVSSLMGIDRPRLALATMAYAGGLAGLAGALLTYYFTSITPESGDSLLLKAFAAIILGGVGSMFGVILGSFILAFAEFAVLLYTDGTWVTAVSFGLLFLILLVRPQGILGRREVRRT; encoded by the coding sequence ATGGTCCAGGACGTGCTCAACGCCACGACCCTGGCGTCGATCTACGTGCTCTTCGCGCTCGGCATGTCGTTGGTATGGGGCACCATCGGCATCCTGAACTTCGCCCACGGCTCCATCTTCATGTTCTCCGCGTTCGTCGCGTACCTCGTCACGGAGCGGATTCCCCTCGGGATGCCGGGGGTCGTGGCCATCTCCGTCGTCACGGGGGCTGTCGTCGCCGTCGCCATGCAGTACCTGGCCTTCCAGCCGATCATGCGGCGGGCCAAGAATCAGCACGCCGGCGAGCTGCAACTCGTGATCGGCGGCATCGGTCTGTCGGCGATCCCCATCTCGATCGCCCAGCGTGTGACCCTCAGCAGCCCGTTCGGCTTCTCCGCCGGGTCGTTCGAGACCCAGGTCTACGACATCGGCGGGGTCTCGGTCACCAACGTGATGATCGTCATCCTTGTGTGCGGCCTGGGCCTCGGAGTCGGTACCGCGTTGTGGATCCGCAAGTCCAAGCGTGGCTTGGCGCTGCGGGCGTTGGGCGTGGATCCCGAGGTCTCGTCGCTGATGGGCATCGACCGTCCGCGCCTGGCGCTCGCGACGATGGCCTATGCGGGCGGCCTCGCCGGTCTGGCGGGAGCCCTGCTGACGTACTACTTCACCTCGATCACGCCCGAGTCCGGGGACTCCCTCCTGCTGAAGGCGTTCGCCGCCATCATCCTCGGCGGCGTGGGAAGCATGTTCGGCGTGATCCTGGGCTCGTTCATCCTCGCCTTCGCCGAGTTCGCCGTCCTCCTCTACACGGACGGCACCTGGGTCACCGCCGTCTCCTTCGGCCTCCTGTTCCTGATCCTGCTGGTCAGACCCCAGGGGATCTTGGGCAGGAGGGAGGTGCGCCGGACATGA
- a CDS encoding ABC transporter substrate-binding protein, translated as MITISSRRVGGAALGLSAVLALAACGSSNDSTSSTASSAASSAAPADCTLPPGDIKIVSVDSMTGPAAFAGVLAEQGASLAVKEINSSSLLGSGVTMSIDVQDDATSPDGSASAFTKAAADPSVPAILGPILSAGGVATAPIAEKEKVPVVYTQAGSPGVVIGDWTFRYTPPMDSYWADVKPYVQQQGVKSISVLYANDNPTLISVAEKALPAMAQELGIKVLSSTGLPNSTQDFKAPISKILSENPDAVAVLMVGAQNATVVQQLRQQGWNPPKVLLGFAGIENNFKDLGKTANGVTWATVWSPDSTEKSVQDFVKAFTAEYGNAPTSYSAERYDATYLIANALKKACSTDRQKVRDAMAEITSQPVVGAMGTVTFDKQDARIPGLLAEWKDTQLVLIK; from the coding sequence ATGATCACCATCTCCAGCCGCCGGGTGGGCGGGGCGGCGTTGGGGCTGTCCGCAGTCCTCGCCCTGGCGGCTTGCGGCAGCAGCAACGACTCGACGAGCTCGACGGCAAGCTCGGCCGCGAGCTCCGCCGCGCCGGCCGACTGCACGCTGCCGCCCGGTGACATCAAGATCGTCTCCGTGGACTCCATGACCGGTCCGGCAGCGTTCGCCGGAGTCCTGGCCGAGCAGGGGGCCAGCCTTGCTGTGAAGGAGATCAACAGCTCCTCGTTGCTCGGGTCCGGTGTCACGATGTCCATCGACGTGCAGGACGACGCCACCAGCCCCGACGGCTCGGCGTCAGCCTTCACCAAGGCAGCGGCCGACCCCAGCGTGCCGGCGATCCTCGGGCCGATCCTCAGCGCGGGTGGCGTTGCCACGGCTCCGATCGCTGAGAAGGAGAAGGTGCCGGTCGTCTACACCCAGGCCGGCAGCCCAGGTGTGGTGATCGGGGACTGGACCTTCCGCTACACGCCGCCGATGGACTCCTACTGGGCAGACGTCAAGCCCTACGTGCAACAGCAGGGCGTGAAGTCGATCAGCGTCCTCTACGCCAACGACAACCCGACGCTCATCTCGGTCGCCGAGAAGGCGCTGCCGGCCATGGCTCAAGAGCTGGGCATCAAGGTGCTGAGCAGCACCGGCCTGCCGAACTCGACGCAGGACTTCAAGGCGCCGATCAGCAAGATCCTCAGCGAGAACCCTGATGCGGTCGCCGTGCTCATGGTGGGTGCGCAGAACGCGACGGTCGTCCAGCAGCTGCGCCAGCAGGGCTGGAACCCCCCGAAGGTCCTTCTCGGCTTCGCCGGGATCGAGAACAACTTCAAGGACCTCGGGAAGACGGCCAACGGTGTGACGTGGGCGACGGTGTGGAGCCCGGACAGCACTGAGAAGTCGGTGCAGGACTTCGTCAAGGCATTCACGGCGGAGTACGGCAACGCGCCGACCAGCTACTCGGCGGAGCGCTACGACGCCACCTATCTGATCGCGAACGCGCTCAAGAAGGCGTGCTCGACCGACCGTCAGAAGGTCCGCGACGCCATGGCGGAGATCACCTCCCAGCCTGTCGTCGGTGCCATGGGCACCGTCACGTTCGACAAGCAGGACGCGCGCATCCCCGGCCTCCTCGCTGAGTGGAAGGACACTCAGCTCGTGCTGATCAAGTAG
- a CDS encoding SDR family NAD(P)-dependent oxidoreductase, translating to MDLKGASAVVTGGASGLGRATAQALTARGVPVVIIDLPSSDGSDIARQLGPTAVFAPADVMDTAAVESALDLAEERAPLRALVHCAGKGGTLRVVDRDGNPGDVETYESLVRLNLVGSFNMLRLAAARMAAHDPVADERGVCIMTASVAAWEGQIGQIPYASAKAGVVGMTLVAARDLAQRGIRVCSIAPGIFDTPILSRFSDEVRAGLAAQVPHPARLGRPDEFAMLALQIIDNAMLNGETIRLDGAIRMAPR from the coding sequence ATGGACCTCAAGGGCGCTTCCGCCGTCGTCACGGGCGGGGCCTCCGGGCTCGGTCGTGCGACGGCGCAGGCTCTGACGGCGCGGGGGGTCCCGGTGGTCATCATCGACCTGCCGTCCTCCGACGGTTCGGACATCGCCCGGCAGCTGGGTCCGACGGCCGTGTTCGCTCCGGCCGACGTGATGGACACCGCGGCGGTCGAGAGCGCCTTGGACCTGGCCGAGGAGCGGGCTCCGCTGAGAGCCCTCGTGCACTGCGCCGGCAAGGGCGGCACGCTGCGGGTTGTCGATCGCGACGGCAATCCGGGCGACGTCGAGACCTACGAGAGCCTCGTGCGGCTGAACCTGGTGGGCTCGTTCAACATGCTGCGCCTGGCGGCCGCCCGGATGGCGGCGCACGACCCGGTGGCCGACGAGCGCGGCGTCTGCATCATGACGGCGTCGGTGGCGGCCTGGGAGGGGCAGATCGGGCAGATCCCCTACGCCTCCGCCAAGGCAGGCGTTGTCGGCATGACCCTGGTGGCCGCACGGGACCTGGCCCAGCGGGGAATCCGTGTGTGCAGCATCGCCCCGGGCATCTTCGACACCCCCATCCTGTCCAGGTTCTCCGACGAGGTCCGGGCGGGCCTGGCCGCGCAGGTCCCCCATCCCGCGCGCCTGGGCCGGCCGGACGAGTTCGCGATGCTCGCCCTGCAGATCATCGACAACGCGATGCTGAACGGGGAGACCATCCGGCTGGACGGAGCGATCCGGATGGCCCCTCGATGA
- a CDS encoding ATP-binding cassette domain-containing protein yields the protein MGAVDSSRAPKYDYVPVLEARDVTVRYGGIRAVEGVSFGLRPGEVSGILGPNGSGKTTLLGALTRMVQLTRGEIRCGGTDYSKVKPERVIGLGISRTFQTVRLLPERTVWDNIVLSTDVVLSSRSADIEGLVRQAIARTGLEGFEKARPDELSYGVQRRVEIARAIAVQPRVLLLDEPTAGMTKTERADISRLIGSLRSEGLTQLLVEHDVAMMVDTCDYLYAMNFGSLIAEGSPQDVVRNAAVQEAYLGKHGRQHA from the coding sequence GTGGGTGCGGTGGACTCCAGCAGAGCGCCGAAGTACGACTACGTACCCGTCCTGGAAGCCAGGGACGTCACCGTCCGCTACGGCGGGATCAGGGCGGTCGAGGGGGTGTCCTTCGGCCTGCGCCCAGGGGAGGTCTCCGGGATCCTCGGCCCCAACGGGTCGGGCAAGACGACCCTCCTCGGCGCGCTGACGAGGATGGTGCAACTGACCCGGGGAGAGATCCGGTGCGGGGGGACCGACTACTCGAAGGTCAAGCCTGAGCGGGTCATCGGTCTCGGGATCTCTCGCACGTTCCAGACGGTGCGGCTGCTTCCCGAGCGGACCGTCTGGGACAACATCGTGCTGTCCACCGACGTCGTGCTCAGCAGCCGCAGCGCCGACATCGAGGGGCTTGTCAGGCAGGCAATCGCACGCACGGGGCTCGAGGGCTTCGAGAAGGCCCGGCCGGACGAGCTGTCCTACGGGGTGCAGAGGCGGGTCGAGATCGCGCGCGCCATCGCGGTCCAGCCCCGCGTGCTGCTGCTGGACGAGCCGACCGCCGGCATGACCAAGACGGAGCGAGCGGACATCAGCAGGCTGATCGGCAGCCTGCGATCCGAGGGGCTGACCCAGCTTCTCGTCGAGCACGACGTCGCGATGATGGTGGACACCTGCGACTACTTGTATGCCATGAACTTCGGCTCGCTCATCGCCGAGGGTTCGCCCCAGGACGTCGTCCGCAACGCAGCGGTCCAGGAGGCCTATCTGGGCAAGCACGGGAGGCAGCATGCTTGA